From a single Nicotiana tomentosiformis chromosome 2, ASM39032v3, whole genome shotgun sequence genomic region:
- the LOC138906418 gene encoding uncharacterized protein — protein sequence MSSTMKYSIIVFFASALFLQGTLGNFICEDLPTNVCGFAIATSGKRCLLENSAGEDGKVEYQCKTSEVVVGNMKEHIETHECVDACGVDMNSVGISSDALLDSLFTSKLCSSACYQKCANIVDLYFNLAAGEGVYLPDLCNKQRTSPHRAMIELSSNGAALEDVADAPAPSPVSF from the exons ATGTCCTCCACTATGAAATACTCCATAATTGTTTTCTTTGCTAGCGCCCTTTTCCTCCAAGGCACTTTGG GGAATTTCATTTGTGAGGATTTGCCAACAAATGTGTGTGGTTTTGCGATCGCGACATCAGGGAAGAGGTGTTTGTTGGAGAATTCAGCAGGGGAAGATGGGAAGGTGGAGTATCAATGTAAGACATCTGAGGTTGTTGTTGGAAACATGAAAGAACACATTGAGACACATGAATGTGTTGATGCTTGTGGAGTTGACATGAACTCTGTTGGGATTTCTTCTGATGCTTTGCTTGATTCTCTATTCACTTCTAAACTCTGCTCCTCTGCTTGTTACCAAAAATGTGCTAACATTGTTGACCTTTACTTCAACTTAGCTGCTGGAGAAG GAGTGTATTTGCCAGATTTATGCAACAAGCAGAGGACCAGCCCACACCGTGCTATGATTGAGCTCTCAAGCAATGGAGCTGCACTCGAAGATGTAGCTGATGCTCCAGCTCCTTCCCCTGTTTCTTTCTAA
- the LOC138906417 gene encoding uncharacterized protein, with protein sequence MSSTMKYSIIVFFASALFLQGTLGNFICEDLPTNVCGFAIATSGKRCLLENSAGEDGKVEYQCKTSEVVVGNMKEHIETHECVDACGVDRNSVGISSDALLDSLFTSKLCSSACYQKCANIVDLYFNLAAGEGVYLPDLCNKQRTSPHRAMIELSSNGAALEDVADAPAPSPVSF encoded by the exons ATGTCCTCCACTATGAAATACTCCATAATTGTTTTCTTTGCTAGCGCCCTTTTCCTCCAAGGCACTTTGG GGAATTTCATTTGTGAGGATTTGCCAACAAATGTGTGTGGTTTTGCGATCGCGACATCAGGGAAGAGGTGTTTGTTGGAGAATTCAGCAGGGGAAGATGGGAAGGTGGAGTATCAATGTAAGACATCTGAGGTTGTTGTTGGAAACATGAAAGAACACATTGAGACACATGAATGTGTTGATGCTTGTGGAGTTGACAGGAACTCTGTTGGGATTTCTTCTGATGCTTTGCTTGATTCTCTATTCACTTCTAAACTCTGCTCCTCTGCTTGTTACCAAAAATGTGCTAACATTGTTGACCTTTACTTCAACTTAGCTGCTGGAGAAG GAGTGTATTTGCCAGATTTATGCAACAAGCAGAGGACCAGCCCACACCGTGCTATGATTGAGCTCTCAAGCAATGGAGCTGCACTCGAAGATGTAGCTGATGCTCCAGCTCCTTCCCCTGTTTCTTTCTAA
- the LOC104090343 gene encoding protein PLASTID MOVEMENT IMPAIRED 1, producing MPTSIFSSPSKHLSDQTALISLPLLANNHLYFGKPFTNIFFLLFSQSFITMADYITNTRRNSNTQLLQELEALSETLYQPNTSSTSTTRRTASLVLPRTSVPPIAIADDPITSVKNDDSAINPKQRSRRMSLSPWRSRPKMDIESEDNIIQQQSSSTKSLKKLDSKAESNSEKKGLWSWKPIRALAHIGKQKLSCLFSVEVVTVQGLPTSMNGLRLSVCVRKKETKEGAVQTMPSRVTQGAADFEETLFIRCHVYYTPATTIGSSGTRFKFEPRPFSIYVFAVDAEELDFGKNLVDLSEMIQESIEKSFEGNRIRQWDTSYTLSGKAKGGELVLKLGFQIMEKDGGIGIYSQVEGQKTGKNVNYSSSSFARKQSKTSFSVPSPRMTSLSSSNWTPSQTGTTPNLQGIDELNLDAEPEKEPESKAEDLDLPEFDVVDKGVEIQDKDEAKKEVEVKEEEEDAEEEEQSEGNSDKRSVSSHEVVKEIVHDQHHLTRLSALDSIAQQIKALESMFKDENQVKTEDDDSESQRLDADEENVTREFLQMLEDSGGTNQFKTDLQEIPTSKPQGDENSEKRESVIFIPDLGKGLGCVVQTRNGGFLAAMNPLNTVVSRKDTPKLAMQISKPFVFPSILSSMNGFEIFQRMAAIGMEEFTSKILSMMPMEELVGKTAEQIAFEGIASAIIQGRNKEVGASSTAARTVAAVKSMATAMNTSRNERISTGIWNISDEPLTVDEILAFTLQKMEAMTIEALKIQADIAEEEAPFDVSPHSANKKDDHGHPLESAVPLEDWEKDDKSNNVMISVVVQLRDPLRQFEPVGGPMIALIQAVHIDEKTNDIDEDKKFKIACLAIGGLRVGSGEKKNAWDTEKQRLTAMQWLVAYGLGKMGKKVKKASAVKGQDLLWSISSRVMADMWLKSIRNPDIKFIMQ from the exons ATGCCCACATCAATCTTCTCATCTCCATCCAAACACCTCTCTGATCAAACTGCCCTCATATCTCTTCCACTACTTGCCAATAATCATCTTTACTTTGGCAAGCCTTTTACCAACATTTTCTTTCTTCTGTTTTCTCAGAGTTTCATTACAATGGCTGATTACATCACAAATACTAGAAGGAATTCCAATACACAGTTATTACAAGAACTCGAAGCACTTAGTGAAACACTCTATCAGCCAAACACTTCTTCAACTAGCACAACCCGAAGAACTGCCTCCCTTGTCCTTCCTCGAACGTCTGTCCCTCCAATCGCTATCGCTGATGATCCAATAACCAGTGTTAAAAATGATGACAGTGCCATCAATCCTAAGCAGAGGTCGAGGCGCATGTCATTGTCGCCATGGCGTTCTCGTCCAAAGATGGATATCGAGAGCGAGGACAATATCATACAACAACAGAGCAGCAGCACCAAGTCACTGAAGAAGTTGGATAGCAAAGCCGAGTCCAACTCCGAGAAAAAAGGCCTATGGAGCTGGAAACCAATTCGGGCTCTCGCTCACATTGGTAAGCAAAAGCTAAGCTGTTTGTTCTCAGTTGAAGTCGTCACAGTTCAGGGACTACCTACATCCATGAACGGGCTACGGCTATCAGTTTGTGTTAGAAAAAAGGAAACTAAAGAAGGAGCAGTACAAACCATGCCATCTAGAGTTACTCAGGGAGCTGCTGATTTTGAAGAGACCCTTTTCATTAGGTGCCATGTTTATTATACCCCTGCTACTACTATTGGTAGTAGTGGAACTCGCTTTAAATTCGAGCCACGTCCATTTTCGATATATGTGTTTGCTGTGGATGCAGAGGAGCTTGATTTTGGAAAGAACTTAGTAGATTTGAGTGAAATGATTCAGGAGTCCATAGAAAAGAGCTTTGAAGGCAACCGAATTCGCCAATGGGACACGAGCTATACTCTTTCAGGGAAGGCCAAAGGGGGGGAGCTAGTTCTGAAATTGGGATTTCAGATAATGGAGAAAGATGGTGGAATTGGAATTTACAGCCAGGTTGAGGGGCAAAAGACGGGAAAAAATGTGAACTATTCATCGTCATCATTTGCTCGAAAGCAATCCAAAACATCTTTTAGTGTCCCAAGTCCAAGAATGACTAGCCTAAGTTCATCTAATTGGACTCCTTCACAAACAGGAAcaacaccaaatcttcaaggaattGATGAGCTGAATCTAGATGCTGAGCCTGAAAAGGAACCAGAGTCAAAAGCAGAGGATCTTGATCTCCCGGAGTTTGATGTTGTGGACAAAGGAGTTGAAATTCAAGATAAAGATGAAGCAAAAAAAGAAGTAGAagtaaaagaagaagaggaagacgcagaagaagaagaacaatctGAAGGAAATTCTGACAAAAGATCAGTATCAAGTCATGAGGTAGTTAAGGAGATTGTGCATGATCAGCATCATTTGACTAGATTGTCAGCACTTGATTCCATTGCTCAGCAAATCAAAGCTCTTGAATCCATGTTTAAAGATGAAAATCAAGTCAAGACAGAGGATGACGACTCTGAATCACAAAGGTTGGATGCGGATGAGGAAAATGTGACAAGGGAATTTCTTCAAATGCTCGAAGATTCAGGTGGCACTAATCAGTTTAAGACGGATCTTCAAGAAATCCCAACATCAAAGCCGCAAGGAGATGAAAATAGCGAAAAGAGAGAATCGGTCATATTTATACCAGATCTTGGTAAGGGGTTGGGTTGTGTGGTTCAAACAAGGAACGGAGGTTTCTTGGCGGCCATGAATCCTCTTAATACTGTTGTTTCTAGAAAAGACACCCCAAAACTTGCAATGCAGATATCAAAACCATTTGTTTTTCCATCAATTTTGTCGTCTATGAATGGATTTGAAATATTCCAGAGGATGGCAGCTATTGGGATGGAAGAATTTACCTCCAAGATCTTATCAATGATGCCAATGGAAGAACTCGTGGGGAAAACAGCAGAGCAGATAGCTTTTGAAGGCATTGCTTCAGCAATTATTCAAGGGAGGAATAAAGAAGTAGGTGCCAGCTCAACTGCTGCTCGTACAGTTGCAGCAGTGAAATCAATGGCAACAGCGATGAACACAAGCCGAAATGAGAGGATTTCTACAGGGATTTGGAATATCAGTGACGAACCATTGACAGTGGACGAAATTCTAGCGTTCACACTGCAGAAAATGGAGGCAATGACCATCGAAGCCCTGAAAATTCAGGCAGATATCGCGGAAGAAGAGGCGCCTTTTGATGTTTCCCCACATTCAGCAAACAAGAAAGATGACCATGGTCATCCGCTGGAGTCCGCAGTTCCACTTGAAGATTGGGAAAAAGATGACAAAAGCAATAATGTAATGATATCTGTTGTGGTTCAACTGAGGGATCCATTGAGGCAGTTCGAGCCAGTCGGAGGACCTATGATAGCACTGATTCAAGCAGTTCATATTGATGAGAAAACTAATGATATCGATGAGGACAAGAAGTTTAAAATAGCATGTTTGGCGATTGGCGGATTGAGAGTTGGGAGTGGAGAAAAGAAGAATGCATGGGACACAGAAAAGCAGAGATTGACTGCAATGCAGTGGCTGGTGGCTTATGGACTTGGTAAAATGGGGAAGAAAGTAAAGAAAGCTTCAGCAGTAAAAGGCCAAGATTTGCTATGGAGCATATCATCACGTGTAATGGCGGATATGTGGCTCAAGTCAATAAGAAATCCAGATATCAAGTTTATCATGCA ATGA